The Obesumbacterium proteus DNA window TTCTTCGGTTCAGACGCGCCTCACGCTCTGGAGCAACCAGCAACGCAGCGGTTCACTGATTGGCGTATTCGTCATGGGCGCACTCGCAGGGCTGATATGCTCCCCCTGCACCACCGCGCCGCTCAGCGCGATTCTGTTGTACATTGCACAAAGCGGTAATATGGCCGCTGGCGGCGGCACGCTATACCTTTATGCGCTCGGAATGGGCATTCCGCTGATCTTGGTAACCACTTTCGGCAATCGCCTGCTACCGCGAAGTGGGCCATGGATGCAGTACGTCAAAGAGGCGTTTGGATTCGTAATCCTCGCGCTGCCGGTATTCTTACTGGAGCGCATTCTGGGTGATGAGTGGGGATTACGGCTCTGGTCGCTACTGGGCGTTGCCTTCTTCGGATGGGCATTCGCACTGAGCTTGAAGTCTTCTCATCGCCTCGCGCGCATCATGCAAATTGTGATGCTAGGTTTGGCGCTGGTTTGTTCACGTCCACTGCAAGATTGGGCATTTGGAAATACATCACAAGCAACCATTGCTCATCTACCGTTCCAAAAAGTGAATACTATTGCAGAGCTGGATCACGCCCTACTACAGGCGAAAGCAGAGAAAAAACCTGTCATGTTAGACCTGTATGCTGACTGGTGTGTGGCCTGCAAAGAGTTTGAAAAATACACCTTCAGCGATCCAATGGTACGCCAGCAGCTTGCGGATACCGTGCTCTTACAGGCAGACGTTACGGCGAACAGCGCAGAGCATGCCGCTCTGCTCAAGCATTTAAACGTATTAGGGCTGCCAACCATTTTGTTCTACAACGCGCAGGCACAAGAGCAACCACAGCTGCGCGTCACCGGTTTTATGAACGCAAAGGAATTCACAGCGCATTTGCACAATCGCTAACCATCAACGACACTGAGGATCCGATCGTGAAAGATCCGCACATAAGACAGGAGGATCACGTGCAACGAGAACTCGTGCTCAGCCAGGTACTTGGCCTGCTGGAACAACAAGGACTAGCAACCACGACCTTGGATAAGCTGGCTCCCCAGCTCGATATTTCAAAGGAAGAGCTAATTCGTTTTTGGCCGGATCGTGAAGCCCTGCTTTATGACAGTCTGCGCTACCATGCACAGCAGATAGACACATGGCGCCGCCAGCTGCTGTTAGACGAAACCCTTTCAGCTCGGGATAAAATCTTGGCGCGTTACCACGTGCTGGCCGAATATGTGCAGCAACAGCGCTATCCCGGCTGCCTGTTTATCGCCGCCTGCAGTTTTTTCCCTGAAGACGATCATCCAATCCACCTGCTCGCCGAGCAACAGAAAGCGGCCTCTTACGCGTTCACGCTTGCGCTGCTGCAAGATATTGATATGGACGATCCTGAAATGGTCGCTCATCAGATGGAGCTGGTATTGGAAGGCTGTTTAAGTCGTTTGCTGGTAAAACGCCAACTGCACGATGTGGAAACCGCACGCCGCTTAGCCGAAGATATTCTGCAAATTGCGCGCTGCCGCCGAAATGGTGCTTTAGGTTAAGGCGCAGTATTTATTACAATATCAATGAATAAACCACCCCAAAGGGTGGTTTATCGAAGGTAGGAAATAGAACTTATCAATTAACTCATAGAGAGATTAATTAGCATCAACTAAAGAAACGCTATCGGTAATAATCCCCTCTTCAGCGCCTTTCAGAGCCAAGTTCGCTTCATAGTATTTACCCTCTTTCAGCAACTGCTGCGCTTTCTTAACAGCCTGCTGGGTTTGTTTCAGCGGCATCAGATATTGAGTTTCCGTTACACCAACGCCTGCCAAGCGCAGTTCTTCCATTGCGCCTTTGTGGTCGCCTTTCTTGAATTTGGCATTAGCACTATCAATCGCTTTTTGTTTTTCAGGCGTTGCCACAAAATCCTCAGCCAAAGAAATAGAGGCATTAATAACTACGTAGTTATCACCAGCCAGCGGAGTTTTCTTATCGGTTTTAATAAAATCTTTCCAGTTGGTGCTGTCATCAGATAATAGGGTTTGCGCCTGATCGACTAATTTTTGCGCCACATCTGGATATCCGCGGAATAATGAAACGCGAGCATATTGTACATCACGCATGGCGTTAAAGCCTTGTTGAGCGACCTTAGCGACTTCTTTGGCCTGCTGAGCAGTGAGCACATTAGCGCTCACGGTGGTCGTTGCCGCTGGCGCTGTGGTTGCGCCATCAGCAGCCCAAGTAAAAGTAGACATCATGGCAAGAGAAAGTGCGGTTGCTGTAAGAATACGTTTCATAATTAATATACCTGCTTTAATTTATATTATTCGGCTATGAGGCTAACCCATTAAATTGGACAACCTCTCAATCACAGTGCTTAAGTTATATATTCAGCATGAATAATGTCAATACACAGAAATTAAACGCACTCGCTGTAAAACACGAATGACGCTTTAAGGAAAAAATAGTTTACATCCAATGAAAGCTGTTTAAGCTTCATTACAATAGACTGATATTTACTCAAGTAGTTATTTGAAAAAGTAACCCAATCATATGTTTAATAAGGATTATTCAAATACACCAATAATAAACAACAAGCGAAACAAATATAGTAATAGGATATCAAATCAACAAAAAACCTATAAACAATATCTAATATAAGTAATTTATTAGCTAAAAGTCATATGACATTTTTAAACGTAATAACAACGAACTCCTCGTCACACTTAAATAGTGCATTTGTAATTTAATGTAACCTTTGAAATAAACTCAGTGAAAATCAAAAAGCATCTTATTAAGGGCTAAGCAAGCAACATCAATGAACTTGAACCATATCGCTTAGTCACTCTTGAAGATAGAACGACGATATCTTCAACACCGCATAAATTTCATGCAAAAAAACCAAAGTGCCGAAACATTAGGCAACTGAACAAAGGAATGAAGAAATTACGTTGACGCCAAGCCGCAGATCCAGTTTAATACGCCTCGTTGCCCGGATAGCTCAGTCGGTAGAGCAGGGGATTGAAAATCCCCGTGTCCTTGGTTCGATTCCGAGTCCGGGCACCAAATTCATATCAACGGACCTCCACGGAGGTCCGTTTTTGCATTCTAATCCCGCAGAAATCAACACCTCTTCAATCCATTAACTCCACCCAGCTCAATCAACTTCTACCCGCATCAAGCCCCTTGCGAGGGTACAACTGAGGGTATAGTCTGATTCGATAAAATTTATGCCCCTTTTACTATCAGGAGATACCGCCAATGGCGCTCACTGACGCTAAAATCCGTGCAGCTAAACCGGATGAAAAACCTTATAAACTTGCCGACAGCGGCAACATGTTTTTGCTCGTTCACCCTAACGGCTCGCGCTACTGGCGACTCCGCTACCGGTTTCTGGGCAAAGAGAAAACGCTCGCCCTGGGTGTCTATCCTGAAGTCTCGTTATCAGAAGCAAGGGAAAAACGCGATGCGGCGAGAAAGCAGATAGCTGAAGGAACTGACCCGTGCGAACAGAAACGAATCAAAAAGTCGGTACCCGAAACAGCTCAGACATTTGAAGGCCTCGCGAGGCAGTGGCATAAGAGCAACAAAAAATGGTCAGCCTCACATAGTGAGAAGATACTGAAAAGCCTAGAAACTCATGTGTTTCCCTTTATCGGTTCACGTGACATTACCACCCTCAGAACTCCCGATTTACTTGTTCCAGTAAAGGCAGCCGAAGCCAAAGAGATTTATGAGATTGCAGCGCGCCTTCAGCAGCGTATCACTGCAATCATGCGCTATGCTGCCCAGTCAGGCATTATCACCTATAACCCTGCCGTGGATATGGCTGGCGCGTTAACCACGGTGAAACGTCAGCACCGCCCTGCCCTCGCCTTAAATCGCATTTCTGAACTACTTGAACGACTGGATACCTACAGAGGTCAACCTCTCACCCGACTGGCAACTAAACTTACACTGCTCATCTTCATCCGTTCCAGTGAACTTCGCTTTGCCAGGTGGTCTGAGATCGACTTTAAGAAAGCCATGTGGACCATTCCTCCTGAGCGAAAACCTATTGAAGGGGTCAAGTATTCCCATCGCGGCTCAAAAATGCGTACCGAGCATCTGGTACCACTCTCTTCTCAGGCGCTGAATATTCTGAAACAGATCCACACTATCAGCGGAGAATATGAATTGATTTTCACTGGCGACCACAATCCCTGGAAACCCATGAGTGAAAATACGGTTAATAATGCATTACGCCTGATGGGCTACGATACAAAGGTCGATGTCTGTGGTCACGGCTTCCGGGCAATGGCCTGTAGTTCGTTGATTGAGTCAGGATTATGGTCGAGAGATGCTGTTGAACGCCAGATGAGCCATCAGGAGCGTAATGGTGTCCGGGCTGCATATACCCATAAGGCGGAATTTCTGGACGAACGCAGACTGATGCTGCAATGGTGGGCTGATTTTCTGGATGCAAATCAAGAAAACGTCATTTCTCCCTTTGAGTATGCAAAAAGTAATACTGCCCGGTGATAAATATCCGTTCTCTGCAGATATCACTTTCTCTTCAGCAAATGCTACCTCTTCCATAATAGCGGAAGAGGTGGCAGCTGTAGTGGTTTACTGAATTTGTCCACCTGAACAGAGATGATATGCTCACCTCAGAACATTGCAGGTACCTCAATGAAAAAAAGAAATTTCAGTCCAGAGTTTAAACGCAAATCCGCTCAACTGGTCCTTGATCAGAACTACACCGTTGCAGCTGCGGCCAGTTCTATGGACGTGGGGCTTTCTACCATAACGCGATGGGTAAAGCAGTTGCGGGATGAACGACAGGGCAAAATACCTAAAGCCTCCCCTATAACCCCGGAACAGATTGAAATACGTGAGCTAAAGAAAAAGCTACAACGCATTGAAATGGAAAACGACATATTAAAAAAGGCTGCTGTAGATTCAATCTGTCAATGCAACACCCCTTTCAATTATCTCTTTCGGTGTTTTGAACTTCAGTGTCTTTCTCGGTCTGTTGTTTAGCTGAGCAGCAACCAGATCTAGTTCATGTTGAGTATATTGGGCAAGACATGTCTTTTTAGGAAAGTACTGCCGAATTAGCCCATTTGTGTTCTCATTTGTTCCCCGCTGCCAAGGACTCTGAGGATCGCAGAAGTAAACTTTAACGCCGGTGCTGACAGTAAATTCCAGATGTCTGGCCAGTTCCATTCCTCTGTCCCATGTCAGTGATTTTCTGAGTTCTGACGGTAAACTCAGGAATTTGTCGGTAAGAGCCTGATTTACTGAGACAGAATCTTTGCCCCTGAGTCTAAGGATGATCGTATAACGTGATTTTCGGTCTACAAGTGTGGCTATATGAGAGTTTTTTGTACCTGAGACTAAATCGCCCTCCCAATGCCCCAGAGAGCGTCTGTTATCGATATTTCGGGAACGTTCGTGAATTGGTGTTCCGTTCACTATGTTAATCGTACCTCTTTCGCCTTTGCGGGTATGACGCCTGCCATGGCGAAGGCTATGCGACCGTCGCAGATGCTGTATATTCAGGTGGTGTAGCGCTTCACGGCTACGAAAGTACAGCGTTTTATAAATTGTCTCAGGTGATATTCGCAGCGTTTTTTGACGTGGTTTTGTTCGCCTTAACCATCCTGATATTTGCTCTGGAGACCATTTCATCTCCAGCTTTTCCAGAACAAGCTTTCGCAATGGTAAATTTTGATCCAGTAAGCACGGTTTTGGCCTTTTCGCCATTCTGTTGGCTCGGTTATTAGCATCAACAGCTTTGTAATAGCGTCTGCCCCGATTACGCTGAACTTCACGTGAGATCGTCGAAGGACTGCGATTCAGCGCAGTAGCTATCGCACGAATGCTCATTTTGGCTGACAAACCAGCTCGTATCTCCTCGCGCTCAGACAGTGTCAGGTGAGCTACAGCCCGCTTACGCTCATGGGGTTTTATGCCGCCAGTATCCCTTAACATAGTGAAGATCGTTCCGGGTTTTGAACCCAGGATATTCGCTATTTCACTGAAGCCTGTTCCGTTCTTCCATAGTTCAAAAACAGAGGCTTTTTCCTCTGCTGTAAATGTTCGTCTCATTCAAAAAACCTCCGCAACCCCATGTTTTCACATAACTGTTGCGTTGACCAATTGAATCTACAACCGCGCTCTTGATGTCAGACTCCCTGAACAGTTCTCGTTAATCGGGAAACTCAGAGAGCAGTATCCTGTGGTCACCTTCTGCCACGTATTCGGAGTTCATCGCAGTAGCTACAAATACTGGGGAAAAAAGCTCCGAAAAGCCAGACGGTTGGCGAGCTATGTTACGCAGTCAGGTTCGAGAGCTGCATAACATCAGCCATGGCTCTGCTGGCGCAAGAAGTATCGCCATTATGGCAACCCTGAGAGGCTTTAGAATGGGACGCTGGCTTGCCGGCCGGCTCATGAAAGAACTGAGGCTGGTGAGTTGTCAGCAGCCTACCCACCGGTATAAACGTGGTGGTCATGAACACATCGCTATCCCGAATCGCCTTGAGCGACAGTTCGCAGTGACTGAACCTAACCAGGTGTGGTGCGGCGATGTGGCGTACATCTGGACAGGCAAGCGTTGGGCTTACCTTGCTGTTGTTCTCGATCTGTTCGCAAGGAAACCTGTGGGCTGGGCAATGTCATTCTCACCGGACAGCAATCTGACTATCAAAGCGCTGCAAATGGCGTGGGAAGCTCGCGGTAAACCAGCCGGAGTGATGTTCCACAGTGACCAGGGCAGCCACTATACAAGCAGGCAGTTCCGGCAGTTACTGTGGCGTTGCCGGATCAGGCAGAGTATAAGTCGACGTGGAAACTGTTGGGACAACAGCCCGATGGAGCGCTTCTTCAGAAGTCTTAAAAACGAGTGGGTGCCAGTGGCAGGTTATATAAACTTTAGCGAAGCTGCTCATGCGATCACAGACTATATCGTCGGGTATTACAGCTCGCTAAGGCCGCATGACTATAACGGTGGGTTACCCCCAAACGAATCAGAAAATCGATACTGGAAAAACTCTAAAGCGGTGGCCAGTTTTAGTTGACCACTACAGTTCCTGTCAGCCTTGAGGCGCTCAGAGATCCAATATCCAGGGCTTACTTCACGCGCAAAACGGGCCCGGGAAACAACACAACCTAGCACTTATCGCTCCCGGATAAGGCGATATTGTGACGTCCTGTTCACCATGATGCTCGACGGGGCTTTTTATGTCATAAACATGCTTGATAACTAAATAGAAGCCTCCTTTAAAGCGGATTCGATCATGGCCCCCAGCGCTTGAACACCAGACGTAAACTTACTTCAACCTCAATGACCCCCTTTCGGTAGAGCATCTGAGTGCAGATCTCCAGACATTCTTGGGTGTACAGGCCAATCACCATCTATCCAGACGGTAGTTTAAGTGCGGCAATCAAAAAAAATAATTGATAGGTTAAACAGATTAATTAGCCTGAATGTTAATGTTAGGATCTTTTCGTAGGGAATTTTTACTGATTTAACGCCCGACTGGCTGATATCAGAATGCTTTCCCTTCATATACCCGTAATCATTGAAGATGCTTGATTTTCAAGACGGTTAAGATCAGGATAGTCAACATGAAAATACATCTGACTCCGGAACAGTGTACCGCCCTGAAACTACTGCATAAGAGCAGCAGGGATAGCCGTGTATGCGACCGAATAAGATGTGTTCTCCTTGCTGCGGATGGCTGGAATGCCTCTATGATTGCCAAATCTCAACTCATTGATGAAACCACTGTCCGGCGTCACCTCAACGACTGGCTTAACGAGGAAAAGCCGAAGCCCGAAAATGGCGGCACTCAGAGCCACCTCAGTGAGACGCAGACTGCAGAGCTTATTGCGTATTTAACGGATAACCTTCTGCCCACGACGGCGGCCATCATCAACGTTATCGAAGAATGGTGGGGCATCCGTTATACCGTGCCGGGCCTGAATAAGTGGCTGCATAAACATGGCTTCAGTTATCGAAAGCCGGTTGGCGTCCCTCATAAGTTCAGCGCTGAAGCTCAGCAGGCGTTCGTGGCCGCTTATGAACAGCTCAAACGGGATGCAGGCGATGATGAACCCGTCCTGTTTATCGACGGTGTTCACCCCACACAGGGGACGAAGCTGGCGTATGGCTGGATGCCCGTCGGCAAAGGAGCAAAGCAGGTGGAAACCAGCGGCAGCCGTACCCGGCTGAACCTGATGGGAGCTATCAACCTGACAGCGCTGGATAAAACGGTTATCAGGGAATACGACAAAATCAACAGCCACAATATCGCCCGGTTCTGCATCGCCATCCGCGAAACATACCCGATACAGCAAAAACTCCACATCATTCTTGACGGCGCGGGCTACCATCGCAGCGAACAGGTGAAAGAGTGGGCTTATCTGATGAATATCGACCTGCACTACCTGCCTCCTTACAGCCCGAACCTGAATCCCATAGAGCGGCTGTGGAAAGTGATGAATGAACAGGTGAGAAATAACCGTTACTTCACCTCAGCAAAGGTGCTCCGGGAAGAAATACACCGCTTCTTCAGCGAAATATTACCGGGACTTGCCGGGGTACTGGCGCGTCGTATTAATGACAACTTCCAGACGCTGAAAAATGCAACTTCAGGTTAATCGGGTATATATGGTGATAGGCAAATGATTATTATCTAGGGAGGGGGCATGTTGGAAGGAGAACCAAAAAGGTCAAAATACGAGATTATGGCCATTTTAAGAGAAGAGTTCAGAGTTAAGTCAAGGCTAACTTTGAGTTGTAAAGGTATGAGTTGGCAATCAAACATACAAAAAATCGATGGCTTGTTTTTTTATTTAAATGTTTCCGATCCCATAGATCTTAATATGCATAAAAATGTTGATTTTAAATTTATTATTTATAGTAAACTAGGAAGAATTGAATTTAACACTTATCAAGTCAGTGATGGTGAGATCAGATTAGATGGTTTTTGGTGTTTTACTATTCCTGATTCCATATATATAGTGCAAAGAAGAATATCTCCTCGACTCAGAATACAAGATGATTGTCAGTTCTATTGTACAGGTCGATATAAAGATGGGGTCCGTTATAAGAATATTTTAAATGATATATCTGAAGGAGGATGTTCATTTATAGCAACTAATGTCGATTTAAGCTACCACAGTAAAGGTAGCGTTCTATATAATAGCACTATGGTTTTTGGCGAATATGGTAACGTAGTCGTTAATCTAAGGATCGTAGGTGTCGTTGAATTTCGTGATGATATTAATGAAGAACAATGTGAGATAAAAAGATATCGTATATCATGTATGTTTTTACATAAGAACTCAGGTTATAAAGAACGAATGGAGAGGGTTGTTTTTAAGTTAATTGTTGATAATAAAATTAAAAATAGACGTCTTTTCATATGAAGAGAGTGATTTATTTTATGGGTTTTTTTCGGTTTTAACAGTTGTTAGCATAAAGGGGTGTTTTCTCACTCCTTGAATTAATTACGAAATGTAAAAGAGAGAGTCTAAAGCCATTGAGTAATATATTATTTTACACCGATGATAATATCATTGGGCAATCAATTCAGCAGTATATTATTGACAATGAGAAAAAAATCACAACACTGAATTATCGGCCTATCGTTAAAGGGGAGGATATTTTTATAGCTGACCTCGTCATCATCAATATTATCCATAAGGATATCTCTGCTGGCTCGACGGTAGCATTACTTAACAACATACAAAAATTCCTTATACACTATACACAGTTAGTTCTGGTTATAAAAAGTGAGATCTCAAATCTGTTCCGTGAACTTCTTGATTTCGATGACGTGGTAGTTTTAACTGAGAAGTCAGCTTTATCAGATTTTTCAGCCATTATCAATGGAGTATCAAACTACTATGATTATCAAAGATTATGCAGTCGGCGAAAGTTGACGAGCAGGGAACTCCAAGTGTTGAGGCTAATCATTT harbors:
- a CDS encoding protein-disulfide reductase DsbD; its protein translation is MAQRFFTLVFLFICTLLPAQASLFSSKTQFVPVDQAFTFDFKQQEHKLDLNWQIKPGYYLYRQQIKIEPHQAKIAPFTLPEGLDHHDEFYGKTAIFKNDLTLNLRLQNADQNATLVVTYQGCAEAGFCYPPETKTIPLDSVTAQATSEAVQDIAPNTESAPALPFSPLWALLIGIGIAFTPCILPMYPLISAIILGQDRQQSYRRIFVLSLVYVQGMAVTYTLLGMVVAAAGLQFQAAFQHPYVLIGLSILFVLLALSMFGLFTLQLPSSVQTRLTLWSNQQRSGSLIGVFVMGALAGLICSPCTTAPLSAILLYIAQSGNMAAGGGTLYLYALGMGIPLILVTTFGNRLLPRSGPWMQYVKEAFGFVILALPVFLLERILGDEWGLRLWSLLGVAFFGWAFALSLKSSHRLARIMQIVMLGLALVCSRPLQDWAFGNTSQATIAHLPFQKVNTIAELDHALLQAKAEKKPVMLDLYADWCVACKEFEKYTFSDPMVRQQLADTVLLQADVTANSAEHAALLKHLNVLGLPTILFYNAQAQEQPQLRVTGFMNAKEFTAHLHNR
- the dicD gene encoding division control transcriptional repressor DicD, coding for MQRELVLSQVLGLLEQQGLATTTLDKLAPQLDISKEELIRFWPDREALLYDSLRYHAQQIDTWRRQLLLDETLSARDKILARYHVLAEYVQQQRYPGCLFIAACSFFPEDDHPIHLLAEQQKAASYAFTLALLQDIDMDDPEMVAHQMELVLEGCLSRLLVKRQLHDVETARRLAEDILQIARCRRNGALG
- a CDS encoding YfdX family protein — translated: MKRILTATALSLAMMSTFTWAADGATTAPAATTTVSANVLTAQQAKEVAKVAQQGFNAMRDVQYARVSLFRGYPDVAQKLVDQAQTLLSDDSTNWKDFIKTDKKTPLAGDNYVVINASISLAEDFVATPEKQKAIDSANAKFKKGDHKGAMEELRLAGVGVTETQYLMPLKQTQQAVKKAQQLLKEGKYYEANLALKGAEEGIITDSVSLVDAN
- a CDS encoding tyrosine-type recombinase/integrase; the encoded protein is MALTDAKIRAAKPDEKPYKLADSGNMFLLVHPNGSRYWRLRYRFLGKEKTLALGVYPEVSLSEAREKRDAARKQIAEGTDPCEQKRIKKSVPETAQTFEGLARQWHKSNKKWSASHSEKILKSLETHVFPFIGSRDITTLRTPDLLVPVKAAEAKEIYEIAARLQQRITAIMRYAAQSGIITYNPAVDMAGALTTVKRQHRPALALNRISELLERLDTYRGQPLTRLATKLTLLIFIRSSELRFARWSEIDFKKAMWTIPPERKPIEGVKYSHRGSKMRTEHLVPLSSQALNILKQIHTISGEYELIFTGDHNPWKPMSENTVNNALRLMGYDTKVDVCGHGFRAMACSSLIESGLWSRDAVERQMSHQERNGVRAAYTHKAEFLDERRLMLQWWADFLDANQENVISPFEYAKSNTAR
- a CDS encoding IS30-like element IS30 family transposase, giving the protein MRRTFTAEEKASVFELWKNGTGFSEIANILGSKPGTIFTMLRDTGGIKPHERKRAVAHLTLSEREEIRAGLSAKMSIRAIATALNRSPSTISREVQRNRGRRYYKAVDANNRANRMAKRPKPCLLDQNLPLRKLVLEKLEMKWSPEQISGWLRRTKPRQKTLRISPETIYKTLYFRSREALHHLNIQHLRRSHSLRHGRRHTRKGERGTINIVNGTPIHERSRNIDNRRSLGHWEGDLVSGTKNSHIATLVDRKSRYTIILRLRGKDSVSVNQALTDKFLSLPSELRKSLTWDRGMELARHLEFTVSTGVKVYFCDPQSPWQRGTNENTNGLIRQYFPKKTCLAQYTQHELDLVAAQLNNRPRKTLKFKTPKEIIERGVALTD
- a CDS encoding IS630 family transposase — its product is MIAKSQLIDETTVRRHLNDWLNEEKPKPENGGTQSHLSETQTAELIAYLTDNLLPTTAAIINVIEEWWGIRYTVPGLNKWLHKHGFSYRKPVGVPHKFSAEAQQAFVAAYEQLKRDAGDDEPVLFIDGVHPTQGTKLAYGWMPVGKGAKQVETSGSRTRLNLMGAINLTALDKTVIREYDKINSHNIARFCIAIRETYPIQQKLHIILDGAGYHRSEQVKEWAYLMNIDLHYLPPYSPNLNPIERLWKVMNEQVRNNRYFTSAKVLREEIHRFFSEILPGLAGVLARRINDNFQTLKNATSG
- a CDS encoding flagellar brake protein — translated: MLEGEPKRSKYEIMAILREEFRVKSRLTLSCKGMSWQSNIQKIDGLFFYLNVSDPIDLNMHKNVDFKFIIYSKLGRIEFNTYQVSDGEIRLDGFWCFTIPDSIYIVQRRISPRLRIQDDCQFYCTGRYKDGVRYKNILNDISEGGCSFIATNVDLSYHSKGSVLYNSTMVFGEYGNVVVNLRIVGVVEFRDDINEEQCEIKRYRISCMFLHKNSGYKERMERVVFKLIVDNKIKNRRLFI